Proteins encoded in a region of the Phaenicophaeus curvirostris isolate KB17595 chromosome 1, BPBGC_Pcur_1.0, whole genome shotgun sequence genome:
- the CCT8 gene encoding T-complex protein 1 subunit theta isoform X1: MALHVPKAPGFAQMLKEGAKHYSGLEEAVYRNIQACKELAQTTRTAYGPNGMNKMVINHLEKLFVTNDAATILRELEVQHPAAKMLVMASHMQEQEVGDGTNFVLVFAGVLLELAEDLLRMGLSVSEVIEGYEKACKKALEILPDLVCCSAKNLRDTEEVASLLRTSVMSKQYGNEHFLAKLIAQACVSILPDSGHFNVDNIRVCKIVGAGISASSVLHGMVFKKETEGDVTSVKDAKIAVYSCPFDGMIAETKGTVLIKNAEELMNFSKGEESLMDLQVKAIADSGANVVVTGGKVADMALHYANKYNLMIVRLNSKWDLRRLCKTVGATALPRLTAPTPEEMGHCDSVYLSEVGDTQVVVFKHEKEDGAISTILIRGSTDNLMDDIERAVDDGVNTFKVLTRDKRLVPGGGATEIELAKQITSYGETCPGLDQYAIKKFAEAFEAIPRALAENSGIKANEVISKLYAVHQEGNKNVGFDIEAEAAVVKDMLEAGVLDTYLGKSWGIKLATNAAVTVLRVDQIIMAKTAGGPKAPKQQGHWDKDDWKDEPEK, translated from the exons ATGGCGCTGCACGTCCCCAAGGCCCCGGGCTTCGCCCAGATGCTCAAGGAGGGAGCCAAG cattaTTCAGGACTAGAAGAAGCTGTCTATAGGAACATCCAGGCATGCAAAGAACTTGCTCAAACCACCCGTACAGCTTATGGACCAAATG gAATGAACAAGATGGTTATCAATCATCTGGAGAAGCTTTTCGTTACCAATGATGCTGCTACTATcttgagagagctggag GTCCAGCATCCTGCTGCAAAAATGCTTGTGATGGCGTCCCACATGCAAGAGCAAGAAGTTGGAGATGGAACAAACTTTGTCCTTGTTTTTGCTGGAGTTCTTTTGGAGTTAGCAGAAGACCTTCTGAGGATGGGGTTATCAGTGTCAGAG GTGATTGAAGGATATGAAAAGGCTtgcaagaaagccctagaaatTCTTCCAGACTTGGTGTGCTGTTCTGCAAAGAACCTCCGAGACACTGAAGAAGTGGCATCTTTGTTGCGCACTTCGGTAATGAGCAAACAATATGGCAATGAGCATTTTTTGGCAAAGCTTATTGCTCAGGCCTGTG TTTCTATTCTTCCTGATTCCGGTCATTTCAATGTTGATAATATCAGAGTGTGCAAAATCGTG ggTGCTGGTATCTCTGCTTCCTCAGTACTGCATGGaatggtttttaaaaaagaaactgaaggagATGTCACTTCTGTCAAAGATGCAAAAATAGCTGTGTATTCCTGCCCTTTTGATGGTATGATAGCTGAAACTAAG GGCACCGTACTTATAAAGAATGCTGAAGAACTGATGAATTTCagtaaaggagaagaaagtctAATGGATTTGCAGGTCAAAGCTATTGCTGATAGTGGGGCAAATGTAGTAGTAACCGGTGGCAAAGTGGCAGACATGGCACTTCATTATGCCAACAAGTACAATCTTATGATAGTCAG gttgAACTCTAAGTGGGATCTGAGAAGACTGTGCAAAACTGTTGGCGCAACAGCGCTACCCAGACTG actgCCCCTACTCCAGAAGAAATGGGTCACTGTGATAGCGTGTATTTATCAGAGGTTGGGGATACTCAAGTTGTTGTGTTTAAGCATG AAAAGGAGGATGGTGCCATTTCTACTATACTCATTCGTGGATCTACAGACAACCTGATGGATGACATAGAGAGAGCAGTGGATGATGGTGTAAATACTTTCAAAGTACTCACAAGG GATAAACGTCTTGTTCCTGGAGGTGGTGCAACAGAGATTGAATTAGCCAAGCAGATCACATCCTATGGAGAG ACTTGTCCTGGGCTTGACCAGTATGCCATCAAGAAGTTTGCTGAAGCATTTGAAGCCATTCCTCGAGCTCTGGCAGAAAACTCTGGAATAAAGGCTAATGAGGTCATCTCTAAGCTTTATGCTGTGCATCAGGAAGGGAACAAAAATGTTGGATTTGATATTGAG GCCGAAGCTGCTGTTGTGAAGGATATGTTGGAAGCTGGTGTATTAGATACATACCTTGGAAAATCCTGGGGTATCAAGCTAGCTACTAACGCAGCTGTAACTGTCTTAAGGGTAGATCAG ATTATTATGGCAAAAACAGCAGGCGGTCCAAAAGCCCCTAAGCAACAAGGACATTGGGATAAGGATGACTGGAAAGATGAGCCTGAAAAATAG
- the CCT8 gene encoding T-complex protein 1 subunit theta isoform X2 — protein MALHVPKAPGFAQMLKEGAKHYSGLEEAVYRNIQACKELAQTTRTAYGPNGMNKMVINHLEKLFVTNDAATILRELEVQHPAAKMLVMASHMQEQEVGDGTNFVLVFAGVLLELAEDLLRMGLSVSEVIEGYEKACKKALEILPDLVCCSAKNLRDTEEVASLLRTSVMSKQYGNEHFLAKLIAQACVSILPDSGHFNVDNIRVCKIVGAGISASSVLHGMVFKKETEGDVTSVKDAKIAVYSCPFDGMIAETKGTVLIKNAEELMNFSKGEESLMDLQVKAIADSGANVVVTGGKVADMALHYANKYNLMIVRLNSKWDLRRLCKTVGATALPRLTAPTPEEMGHCDSVYLSEVGDTQVVVFKHEKEDGAISTILIRGSTDNLMDDIERAVDDGVNTFKVLTRDKRLVPGGGATEIELAKQITSYGETCPGLDQYAIKKFAEAFEAIPRALAENSGIKANEVISKLYAVHQEGNKNVGFDIEAEAAVVKDMLEAGVLDTYLGKSWGIKLATNAAVTVLRVDQIIMAKTAGGPKAPKQQGHWDKDDWKDEPEK, from the exons ATGGCGCTGCACGTCCCCAAGGCCCCGGGCTTCGCCCAGATGCTCAAGGAGGGAGCCAAG cattaTTCAGGACTAGAAGAAGCTGTCTATAGGAACATCCAGGCATGCAAAGAACTTGCTCAAACCACCCGTACAGCTTATGGACCAAATG gAATGAACAAGATGGTTATCAATCATCTGGAGAAGCTTTTCGTTACCAATGATGCTGCTACTATcttgagagagctggag GTCCAGCATCCTGCTGCAAAAATGCTTGTGATGGCGTCCCACATGCAAGAGCAAGAAGTTGGAGATGGAACAAACTTTGTCCTTGTTTTTGCTGGAGTTCTTTTGGAGTTAGCAGAAGACCTTCTGAGGATGGGGTTATCAGTGTCAGAG GTGATTGAAGGATATGAAAAGGCTtgcaagaaagccctagaaatTCTTCCAGACTTGGTGTGCTGTTCTGCAAAGAACCTCCGAGACACTGAAGAAGTGGCATCTTTGTTGCGCACTTCGGTAATGAGCAAACAATATGGCAATGAGCATTTTTTGGCAAAGCTTATTGCTCAGGCCTGTG TTTCTATTCTTCCTGATTCCGGTCATTTCAATGTTGATAATATCAGAGTGTGCAAAATCGTG ggTGCTGGTATCTCTGCTTCCTCAGTACTGCATGGaatggtttttaaaaaagaaactgaaggagATGTCACTTCTGTCAAAGATGCAAAAATAGCTGTGTATTCCTGCCCTTTTGATGGTATGATAGCTGAAACTAAG GGCACCGTACTTATAAAGAATGCTGAAGAACTGATGAATTTCagtaaaggagaagaaagtctAATGGATTTGCAGGTCAAAGCTATTGCTGATAGTGGGGCAAATGTAGTAGTAACCGGTGGCAAAGTGGCAGACATGGCACTTCATTATGCCAACAAGTACAATCTTATGATAGTCAG gttgAACTCTAAGTGGGATCTGAGAAGACTGTGCAAAACTGTTGGCGCAACAGCGCTACCCAGACTG actgCCCCTACTCCAGAAGAAATGGGTCACTGTGATAGCGTGTATTTATCAGAGGTTGGGGATACTCAAGTTGTTGTGTTTAAGCATG AAAAGGAGGATGGTGCCATTTCTACTATACTCATTCGTGGATCTACAGACAACCTGATGGATGACATAGAGAGAGCAGTGGATGATGGTGTAAATACTTTCAAAGTACTCACAAGG GATAAACGTCTTGTTCCTGGAGGTGGTGCAACAGAGATTGAATTAGCCAAGCAGATCACATCCTATGGAGAG ACTTGTCCTGGGCTTGACCAGTATGCCATCAAGAAGTTTGCTGAAGCATTTGAAGCCATTCCTCGAGCTCTGGCAGAAAACTCTGGAATAAAGGCTAATGAGGTCATCTCTAAGCTTTATGCTGTGCATCAGGAAGGGAACAAAAATGTTGGATTTGATATTGAG GCCGAAGCTGCTGTTGTGAAGGATATGTTGGAAGCTGGTGTATTAGATACATACCTTGGAAAATCCTGGGGTATCAAGCTAGCTACTAACGCAGCTGTAACTGTCTTAAGGGTAGATCAG ATTATTATGGCAAAAACAGCAGGCGGTCCAAAAGCCCCTAAGCAACAAGGACATTGGGATAAGGATGACTGGAAAGATGAGCCTGAAAAATA A
- the CCT8 gene encoding T-complex protein 1 subunit theta isoform X3, whose product MALHVPKAPGFAQMLKEGAKHYSGLEEAVYRNIQACKELAQTTRTAYGPNGMNKMVINHLEKLFVTNDAATILRELEVQHPAAKMLVMASHMQEQEVGDGTNFVLVFAGVLLELAEDLLRMGLSVSEVIEGYEKACKKALEILPDLVCCSAKNLRDTEEVASLLRTSVMSKQYGNEHFLAKLIAQACVSILPDSGHFNVDNIRVCKIVGAGISASSVLHGMVFKKETEGDVTSVKDAKIAVYSCPFDGMIAETKGTVLIKNAEELMNFSKGEESLMDLQVKAIADSGANVVVTGGKVADMALHYANKYNLMIVRLNSKWDLRRLCKTVGATALPRLTAPTPEEMGHCDSVYLSEVGDTQVVVFKHEKEDGAISTILIRGSTDNLMDDIERAVDDGVNTFKVLTRDKRLVPGGGATEIELAKQITSYGETCPGLDQYAIKKFAEAFEAIPRALAENSGIKANEVISKLYAVHQEGNKNVGFDIEAEAAVVKDMLEAGVLDTYLGKSWGIKLATNAAVTVLRVDQIIMAKPAGGPKPPSGKKDWDEDQND is encoded by the exons ATGGCGCTGCACGTCCCCAAGGCCCCGGGCTTCGCCCAGATGCTCAAGGAGGGAGCCAAG cattaTTCAGGACTAGAAGAAGCTGTCTATAGGAACATCCAGGCATGCAAAGAACTTGCTCAAACCACCCGTACAGCTTATGGACCAAATG gAATGAACAAGATGGTTATCAATCATCTGGAGAAGCTTTTCGTTACCAATGATGCTGCTACTATcttgagagagctggag GTCCAGCATCCTGCTGCAAAAATGCTTGTGATGGCGTCCCACATGCAAGAGCAAGAAGTTGGAGATGGAACAAACTTTGTCCTTGTTTTTGCTGGAGTTCTTTTGGAGTTAGCAGAAGACCTTCTGAGGATGGGGTTATCAGTGTCAGAG GTGATTGAAGGATATGAAAAGGCTtgcaagaaagccctagaaatTCTTCCAGACTTGGTGTGCTGTTCTGCAAAGAACCTCCGAGACACTGAAGAAGTGGCATCTTTGTTGCGCACTTCGGTAATGAGCAAACAATATGGCAATGAGCATTTTTTGGCAAAGCTTATTGCTCAGGCCTGTG TTTCTATTCTTCCTGATTCCGGTCATTTCAATGTTGATAATATCAGAGTGTGCAAAATCGTG ggTGCTGGTATCTCTGCTTCCTCAGTACTGCATGGaatggtttttaaaaaagaaactgaaggagATGTCACTTCTGTCAAAGATGCAAAAATAGCTGTGTATTCCTGCCCTTTTGATGGTATGATAGCTGAAACTAAG GGCACCGTACTTATAAAGAATGCTGAAGAACTGATGAATTTCagtaaaggagaagaaagtctAATGGATTTGCAGGTCAAAGCTATTGCTGATAGTGGGGCAAATGTAGTAGTAACCGGTGGCAAAGTGGCAGACATGGCACTTCATTATGCCAACAAGTACAATCTTATGATAGTCAG gttgAACTCTAAGTGGGATCTGAGAAGACTGTGCAAAACTGTTGGCGCAACAGCGCTACCCAGACTG actgCCCCTACTCCAGAAGAAATGGGTCACTGTGATAGCGTGTATTTATCAGAGGTTGGGGATACTCAAGTTGTTGTGTTTAAGCATG AAAAGGAGGATGGTGCCATTTCTACTATACTCATTCGTGGATCTACAGACAACCTGATGGATGACATAGAGAGAGCAGTGGATGATGGTGTAAATACTTTCAAAGTACTCACAAGG GATAAACGTCTTGTTCCTGGAGGTGGTGCAACAGAGATTGAATTAGCCAAGCAGATCACATCCTATGGAGAG ACTTGTCCTGGGCTTGACCAGTATGCCATCAAGAAGTTTGCTGAAGCATTTGAAGCCATTCCTCGAGCTCTGGCAGAAAACTCTGGAATAAAGGCTAATGAGGTCATCTCTAAGCTTTATGCTGTGCATCAGGAAGGGAACAAAAATGTTGGATTTGATATTGAG GCCGAAGCTGCTGTTGTGAAGGATATGTTGGAAGCTGGTGTATTAGATACATACCTTGGAAAATCCTGGGGTATCAAGCTAGCTACTAACGCAGCTGTAACTGTCTTAAGGGTAGATCAG ATCATCATGGCAAAACCAGCGGGTGGCCCTAAACCTCCATCAGGAAAGAAAGACTGGGATGAAGACCAAAATGATTGA